In a genomic window of Papilio machaon chromosome 4, ilPapMach1.1, whole genome shotgun sequence:
- the LOC106720646 gene encoding beta-1,3-glucosyltransferase — MYIRVQGVKGNKGIKLVQCLTLGVVDARCYLLVFPPVFPPITMFLVVLFIFVDFVTCFDSRNVVYTVVSQAEPYHASVAIRLKQDIEHQVLELEGRRPIVHITHEDFPVGGAWTIIPLLRPLTEKHRGTDVRWVVFLEPHTAVRCGKLLEALAAADGQKDTMWIGYPLSDEEPTIIHHFTFYEELQEDGGFVYPNFASGFAMRITLMKKLLKEIESGDKRLEADFSIDAAFELAQLVYGDVSRPGPLLTPDLRFCVVSADNCATYPRPFDLCGSAIPEETILFAVKTWSGFHATRASVVKKTWGKHVTNLYFFSDKADASIPTIDIGVPNTKTGHCAKTMAILNRVVEMIEDMTNIQWIFLADDDTILGVQRLCEVLSCYRGGAALTVLGERYGYGYGKRETAAKGYDYITGGGGTVFSVGAARALRTCVCAAHSAPDDMTLGACAKRRNITLTHSPLFHQARPQEYSREVVSRARPLSFHRHAPDPLRLYAAWFLHDDRARAQHRARDEL; from the exons ATGTATATACGAGTTCAAGGAGTTAAAGGGaataaaggaataaaattagtgCAGTGCTTGACGTTGGGGGTAGTAGACGCGCGCTGTTATTTGCTCGTTTTCCCGCCAGTTTTCCCGCCAATAA CTATGTTTTTAGTGGTGTTATTCATATTCGTCGATTTTGTCACATGTTTCG ATTCTAGAAATGTAGTTTACACTGTTGTCAGCCAGGCTGAGCCTTATCATGCGAGTGTGGCTATTCGGCTCAAACAAGATATAGAGCACCAAGTTTTAGAACTGGAGGGG cGGCGTCCTATAGTCCATATAACTCATGAGGATTTCCCGGTCGGGGGCGCCTGGACGATCATACCACTTCTGCGACCGCTTACGGAGAAGCATCGCGGCACTGATGTGCGCTGGGTGGTCTTCCTGGAGCCACACACTGCTGTTAGATGCGGGAAATTGTTGGAAGCACTTGCTGCGGCAGATGGTCAAAAG GATACGATGTGGATCGGTTACCCTTTGAGTGATGAAGAGCCGACGATCATCCATCACTTTACGTTCTACGAGGAGTTGCAGGAAGATGGAGGTTTCGTTTATCCGAACTTTGCAAGTGGCTTCGCTATGAGAATTACACTAATGAAAAA actgCTAAAGGAAATAGAGAGCGGTGATAAGAGATTGGAGGCAGATTTCTCAATAGACGCAGCTTTCGAGTTGGCGCAGCTTGTGTACGGAGACGTGAGCCGGCCCGGACCACTGCTCACACCTGACTTGAGGTTTTGTGTGGTGTCGGCCGATAACTGTGCCACTTACCCTAGACCTTTTGATTTATGT GGCAGTGCCATACCTGAGGAGACGATATTGTTCGCGGTGAAGACCTGGAGCGGCTTTCACGCGACCAGAGCCAGCGTCGTGAAGAAGACGTGGGGGAAACACGTCACTaatctttacttttttagTGACAAAGCGG ATGCTTCCATCCCGACTATAGATATAGGCGTGCCCAACACTAAGACCGGACATTGCGCAAAAACAATGGCCATATTGAATCGTGTTGTTGAAATGATTGAAGACATGACAAACATTCAGTGGATATTCCtagctgatgatgatactaTTTTAGG TGTGCAGAGACTGTGCGAGGTGTTGAGCTGTTACCGCGGTGGTGCAGCGCTCACCGTGCTCGGCGAACGCTACGGATACGGATACGGCAAGAGAGAGACTGCTGCTAAAG GTTACGACTATATAACTGGTGGTGGGGGCACGGTGTTCAGTGTGGGTGCGGCGCGTGCGCTGCGCACCTGCGTCTGCGCTGCGCACTCCGCACCTGATGATATGACTCTCGGAGCATGCGCCAAACGACGTAATATCACCCTTACACATTCACCGCTTTTTCATCAG
- the LOC106720624 gene encoding peroxisomal acyl-coenzyme A oxidase 3, translating to MLKLNNQAVTDDQLKELFPDLPAGPLDVYRKKARFDWRRMKLVYDNLETLKLKNDIWNFMRENPLFRHREATPSLDEQRHITTKRMYAIYSQNFIPLTKIGVEPRLFQSEAEALFMFDSSLAVKISLTFRMFSNVIQGSGRSHHYSYIDQAQQGEIGGCFALTEVSHGSNAKGMRTTATYCPEKKQFIMHTPDFEAAKFWVGSLGKCATHAIVYAMLISKGKNHGLHSFVVPIRDPKTLKPYPGVTVGDIGEKIGLNGIDNGFMMFNNYHLPKEAILDKFGGVDDNGDYKTPFRDPNKRFGASLGILSGGRVHITSISANYMQKAIVIAIRYSAVRKQFGPDNSSEELPVLEYQQQQVRLLPHLATTFALRIFCTWFGAVHITMAIDNITGGSGQDSASLGIELHALSCAAKPVCAWAARDAIQACREATGGHGYLKASALGELRNDNDANCTYEGENSLLLQQTSNWLLAVWPRKHQLSPSDHPLTSLNFLENADHILNNTCPWTKVEDMMEPANIIEMYKWLTAYTLKTTYEKVESLKAAGRDNFQAKNESQPYNATTLSIVYGENFILNHFYKSAKDFHDLECRKVLLKLVSLYGVFLLEKHLATFYIGGYLSGRGRGGVCVREAVTQLSGVLAGAAPALADTLAPPDWCINSVLGHADGEVYKHLQNNVMTYPGALARPEWWRDVVHWQTYATSKL from the exons atgttgaaattaaataatcaagcTGTAACTGATGATCAGCTTAAGGAATTGTTTCCGGATTTACCAGCAGGTCCATTAGATGTGTATAGAAAGAAAGCCAGATTCGACTGGCGTCGTATGAAACTTGTTTACGATAATTTGGAgacattaaaattgaaa AATGATATTTGGAATTTCATGCGTGAAAACCCTCTCTTCCGTCACCGGGAAGCGACTCCCTCCTTGGACGAGCAAAGGCATATCACGACAAAGAGGATGTATGCAATATACAGTCAGAACTTCATACCTTTAACAAAG atcGGTGTAGAGCCTAGATTATTCCAATCGGAAGCCGAAGCATTGTTCATGTTTGACAGTTCCCTAGCTGTCAAAATATCATTGACCTTCCGAATGTTCTCGAATGTGATCCAAGGCAGTGGTCGTAGTCACCATTACTCTTACATAGACCAGGCACAGCAAGGAGAGATAGGAGGGTGCTTCGCTCTGACAGAAGTGTCCCATGGATCCAATGCTAAAGGCATGAGAACTACCGCCACATATTGTCCGGAAAAGAAACAGTTCATCATGCATACACCGGACTTTGAGGCTGCAAAGTTCTGGGTAGGATCATTAG GGAAATGCGCGACTCATGCGATAGTGTACGCAATGTTGATCTCCAAAGGCAAGAACCACGGATTGCACTCCTTTGTGGTGCCAATTAGAGATCCCAAGACCTTAAAGCCATACCCGGGGGTCACTGTGGGGGACATTGGAGAGAAGATTGGACTTAATGGAATTGATAATGG ttttatgaTGTTCAACAACTATCATTTACCTAAGGAGGCGATATTAGACAAGTTTGGTGGTGTGGATGACAACGGAGACTACAAAACTCCATTCCGAGACCCCAACAAGAGGTTCGGTGCCTCATTAGGTATTCTGTCAG gaGGTAGAGTGCATATAACATCAATATCTGCCAACTACATGCAGAAGGCCATCGTAATCGCCATCCGCTACTCCGCAGTCAGGAAGCAGTTCGGACCTGACAACTCCAGCGAGGAGTTACCAGTGCTGGAGTATCAACAACAg CAAGTCCGGTTGTTGCCGCACTTGGCTACCACATTTGCACTGCGGATATTCTGCACGTGGTTCGGAGCTGTGCACATCACTATGGCCATAGATAATATCACTG GTGGGAGTGGGCAGGACTCTGCCAGCCTGGGCATAGAGTTGCATGCGCTGTCATGTGCAGCTAAGCCAGTGTGCGCCTGGGCAGCGCGCGACGCCATACAGGCCTGCAGAGAGGCCACCGGGGGACATGGATATCTTAAAG CATCAGCTCTAGGCGAGTTGCGTAACGATAATGACGCGAACTGCACATACGAGGGCGAGAACAGCCTCCTGCTGCAGCAGACCAGCAACTGGCTGCTGGCAGTGTGGCCGCGCAAACACCAACTCTCACCATCCGACCATCCGCTCACCTCCCTGAACTTCCTGGAGAATGCTGACCACATCCTCAACAACACCTGTCCCTGGACGAAGGTTGAAGATATGATGGAGCCAGCCA ATATAATAGAGATGTACAAATGGCTGACGGCTTACACATTGAAGACTACGTACGAGAAGGTGGAGAGCCTGAAAGCGGCGGGCAGAGACAACTTCCAGGCCAAGAACGAATCACAGCCGTACAATGCCACCACGCTCTCTATTGTCTATGGAGAG aatttcattttgaatcATTTCTACAAGAGTGCGAAAGATTTCCACGACTTGGAGTGCAGGAAGGTGTTGCTGAAACTGGTCTCGCTGTACGGCGTCTTCCTTCTTGAGAAACATCTCGCCACATTCTACATT GGTGGGTACTTGTCGGGGCGGGGGAGGGGGGGTGTGTGTGTGCGCGAGGCGGTGACACAGCTGAGCGGTGTGCTGGCGGGCGCTGCGCCCGCGCTGGCTGACACGCTCGCCCCGCCCGACTGGTGCATCAACTCTGTGCTCGGACACGCTGATGGCGAG GTATACAAGCACCTGCAGAACAACGTGATGACGTACCCGGGGGCTCTGGCGCGCCCCGAGTGGTGGCGCGACGTTGTGCACTGGCAGACATATGCCACCTCCAAATTATAA
- the LOC106720625 gene encoding glutamate receptor ionotropic, kainate glr-3 — protein MSKWTELRGCSRAKIVIFLDIRSVHADLDNILRDVKKHKELEHIIVDLLNLVAVREDLSCVAVLCDPVYLNIFEGALFDKLYTVPFVFIVVAEHEDLLSPNFSTLEAMRQARKDGCGAYIITIANGLQAARLLTFGDRYRLLDTRAKYIMLHDIRLFKSNLHYLWKGIVNVVFLRYHNAQRNKTWFDLSTVPFPNTIRDVLITRRIEIWRNGKFHYNTDLFADKTKNLNGKTLNVVYLEHVPSVVNTKSNDTKEVGGVEIEMFNTIASKMNFKLKLYQSADAEQNKWGQKLPNGSYSGLLGEMVTGQADIAVGNLQYTTLYHEIIDLSIPYTSQCWTFLTPEAMSDNSWKTLILPFKLYMWIAVLMVLLVTGSIFYGLAKYYIHLMDFRGETAKDISTEKMKQKPTSDARPGGLYLFGEITNSILYTYGMLLVVSLPKLPSGWSIRVLTGWYWLYCILLVVSYKASMTAILANPTPRVTIDTLKELVDSKITCGGWGQETKQFFLESQDDFGQKIGQRFEIINDPDAAVKRVVRGDFAYYDNKNFLKYLRVKRKNTKIDINMTNSSSTNDTGMGNTRMERNLHIMSDCMVNIPVSIGFHKNSPLKPLADVYLRRIVEVGLFEKWSNDAMYRIKTLDTNDEEIKALMNLKKLHGAFIALAIGYFISLVMFISELMHWHFIIKKDPLFDKYAIDLYYINKNKKH, from the exons ATGTCGAAGT GGACGGAGCTACGCG GATGTTCAAGAGCTAAGATAGTTATATTTCTTGATATTCGTAGTGTTCATGCTGACTTGGACAATATCCTAAGAGATGTAAAGAAGCACAAGGAGCTGGAGCATATCATAGTGGATCTGCTGAACTTGGTGGCGGTGCGCGAAGACCTGTCCTGCGTCGCCGTCCTCTGCGATCCCGTCTACTTGAACATCTTTGAAGGCGCTTTGTTCGATAAACTATACACCGTGCCTTTTGTCTTT ATCGTGGTAGCTGAACACGAGGACCTCTTGTCTCCAAACTTCTCAACGCTGGAGGCGATGCGACAGGCGAGGAAGGATGGGTGCGGTGCTTATATTATCACCATCGCGAACGGCCTGCAAGCTGCACGACTCTTGACATTCGGTGATCG GTACCGTCTCTTGGATACAAGAGCGAAGTATATAATGTTACACGACATCagattatttaaaagcaaCTTGCATTATCTATGGAAAGGCATTGTGAACGTCGTATTCCTGCGATACCACAATGCTCAACGGAATAAAACCTGGTTCGACCTTTCCACTGTTCCCTTCCCAAATACCATCAGAGATGTTTTGATAACTCGAAGAATAGAGATATGGAGGAATGGaaaatttcattacaataCAGACTTATTCGCGGACAAAACAAAGAACCTTAACGGAAAAACGCTAAACGTTGTTTATTTGGAACATGTACCATCTGTTGTAAATACGAAGTCAAATGACACGAAGGAAGTTGGAGGTGTTGAAATTGAG atGTTTAACACAATAGCGTCAAAAATGAACTTCAAACTCAAACTTTATCAATCCGCTGACGCTGAACAGAACAAATGGGGTCAAAAGCTACCTAACGGTTCATACTCCGGTCTCCTTGGAGAGATGGTAACGGGTCAGGCCGACATCGCGGTAGGCAACCTGCAGTACACAACTCTATATCACGAAATTATCGACCTCAGTATACCTTACACCTCGCAATGCTGGACTTTCTTGACTCCTGAAGCTATGTCTGATAACTCATGGAAAACTTTGATACTGCCGTTCAA attGTACATGTGGATCGCAGTTCTAATGGTTCTGTTAGTAACAGGTTCGATCTTCTATGGCCTAGCGAAGTATTACATACACTTGATGGATTTTAGAGGAGAAACTGCGAAGGATATATCTACGGAAAAGATGAAACAAAAACCTACTTCag ATGCTCGACCTGGCGgtttatatttgtttggtGAAATAACGAACAGTATCCTCTATACATATGGAATGTTGCTTGTCGTGTCTTTACCCAAGTTACCATCCGGTTGGTCGATTCGCGTACTCACTGGCTGGTATTGGCTCTATTGCATACTCCTCGTTGTGTCATACAAAGCGAGCATGACTGCTATATTAGCGAACCCAACACCAAGAGTTACTATAGACACGTTAAAAGAGTTGGTAGACAGCAAAATAACATGCGGTGGATGGGGACAAGAGACTAAACAGTTCTTTCTTGAATCACAAGACGATTTCGGTCAGAAAATCGGCCAAAGATTCGAAATAATCAATGACCCGGATGCAGCTGTGAAAAGAGTCGTTCGTGGAGACTTCGCTTATTACgacaataaaaactttttgaaatacttgagagttaaaagaaaaaatacaaaaattgataTTAACATGACTAATTCATCATCAACCAATGATACAGGTATGGGTAATACAAGGATGGAAAGAAATTTACACATCATGTCCGATTGCATGGTTAATATTCCTGTTTCAATAGGATTTCATAAGAATTCTCCATTAAAACCTTTAGCAGATGTTTACTTGAGAAGAATAGTCGAAGTTGGCCTTTTTGAGAAATGGTCAAATGACGCCATGTATCGTATTAAGACATTAGATACAAATGATGAAGAAATAAAGGCTTTGATGAATCTGAAAAAACTCCATGGAGCTTTCATTGCATTGGCTATCGGTTACTTTATAAGTTTGGTTATGTTTATAAGTGAACTAATGCATTGGCATTTCATTATTAAGAAAGATCCACTCTTCGACAAATACGCCATAGAtctgtattatataaataaaaataaaaaacattaa
- the LOC106720626 gene encoding serine/threonine-protein kinase Aurora-2: protein MNIQKCECKENRPPNTGRCFTCSSNAQKKAPDNFKVPNLPSSSRRPQTDKNKNNEVAKPELNRDVKKKVWTLSDFDLGKPLGKGKFGNVYLAREKESHYVVALKVLFKSQIMDSEIEHQVRREVEIQCRLRHPNILRMYGYFHDEKRVYFILEYAKYGALYKLLKDQERFDERTAAICVRDLTRALLYCHSKKVIHRDIKPENLLVGSNYELKIADFGWSVHSPSSRRMTLCGTLDYLSPEMIEGKPHSYPVDIWSLGVLCYELLVGLPPFDAKDSHQTYKKIRYVIIKYPDFVSEKAKDLVGKLLVINPDQRLPLTQVLKHPWILENAPEGAKPVFSKLEQK from the coding sequence ATGAACATTCAAAAGTGTGAGTGTAAAGAAAATCGACCACCCAACACAGGACGATGCTTCACCTGTTCATCGAATGCGCAAAAGAAGGCTCCAGATAATTTCAAAGTTCCTAATTTACCTTCCTCGTCACGACGTCCACAGACTGataagaacaaaaataatgaagttGCTAAACCCGAACTGAACAGAGACGTTAAGAAAAAGGTATGGACATTATCCGATTTCGACTTGGGAAAACCTCTCGGTAAAGGAAAATTCGGTAATGTGTATTTAGCTCGCGAGAAAGAATCTCATTATGTCGTTGCATTAAAAGTgttatttaaaagtcaaaTCATGGATTCAGAAATAGAACATCAAGTGCGGCGCGAAGTTGAAATTCAGTGTAGACTGCGTCATCCTAATATATTGCGCATGTATGGATATTTTCATGACGAAAAGAgagtttatttcattttagagTACGCGAAGTATGGTGcgctttataaattattaaaggaCCAAGAGAGATTCGACGAGAGAACTGCTGCCATCTGTGTGAGAGACTTGACGAGGGCTTTGCTCTACTGTCACTCAAAGAAAGTTATTCACCGCGACATCAAACCAGAGAATTTACTCGTAGGTTCTAACTATGAGTTAAAAATAGCAGATTTTGGTTGGTCAGTACATTCACCTTCTTCAAGACGTATGACTCTTTGTGGTACTCTAGATTATTTGTCACCTGAAATGATTGAAGGAAAACCGCATAGCTATCCTGTTGATATTTGGAGTCTCGGTGTGTTGTGCTACGAGCTGCTGGTGGgattgccaccttttgatgcTAAAGATTCACATcagacttataaaaaaatcagatatgttattattaaatacccAGATTTTGTTTCTGAGAAAGCTAAAGATTTAGTCGGTAAACTTCTTGTTATTAATCCAGATCAAAGACTGCCGTTGACTCAAGTTTTAAAGCATCCTTGGATATTAGAAAATGCCCCAGAAGGTGCTAAACCAGTTTTTAGTAAATTGGAGCAAAAATAG
- the LOC106720703 gene encoding RWD domain-containing protein 4 produces MSEDAEQQAEEIEVLKSIYEGDENFKQVDATTYQYKYIEGDKSFVLEIKWGPTYPTEKPKCNLEIFYNQHLLPSVKEKILAIVDAEAEQWVGCAMTYTLFECLKEKVAEILSEQTEEAVVARVEKIAIDDQTESKKPEKKEQLTKAQKRRAWDRAEIGRAGEKPRGWDWVDIVKHLSQAPHQPSS; encoded by the exons ATGTCAGAAGATGCAGAGCAGCAGGCAGAGGAAATTGAAGTTCTCAAGTCTATATACGAAGGAGATGagaattttaaacaagttgaTGCCACAACCTATCAATAcaag TATATTGAAGGAGACAAATCTTTTGTATTGGAAATTAAATGGGGACCGACATATCCAACAGAAAAACCTAAATGCAACTTAGAAATATTCTACAATCaacattt ATTACCTTccgttaaagaaaaaattttgGCAATAGTGGATGCGGAGGCAGAGCAGTGGGTGGGATGTGCAATGACATATACATTGTTTGAGTGCTTGAAAGAAAAAGTTGCGGAGATTCTTTCCGAGCAGACCGAGGAGGCTGTCGTGGCCAGGGTGGAGAAGATAGCAATAGATGATCAG aCTGAATCAAAGAAACCAGAGAAGAAGGAGCAATTGACAAAAGCGCAGAAGCGTCGAGCGTGGGACCGCGCTGAGATCGGGCGCGCCGGGGAGAAGCCCCGCGGCTGGGACTGGGTCGACATCGTCAAACATCTCTCACAAGCCCCGCACCAGCCCTCCTCATGA